Proteins encoded together in one Triticum dicoccoides isolate Atlit2015 ecotype Zavitan chromosome 7B, WEW_v2.0, whole genome shotgun sequence window:
- the LOC119337107 gene encoding uncharacterized protein LOC119337107: protein MEACCSVARIVSFAHFGLRILPKFLALSPDSLGKFRKVSPLMETETAVRNLPELPQDVLMEIFSLLEIPDLMRAASVSTSWRSAYTSLCNELEQYKRPQTPCLLYTSESAGENVACLYSLAEKRVYNLTLPDPPIRSRYLIGSSHGWLVTADDKSELHLINPITGQQIALPPVITIDYVEPIFDDAGTIVKYGLPEQVYCAESGSKLVDPKMLTHAPDELRDHLYVRAFIFPDPSAGSYIVVLIHGPDGELSFAKIGDCKWTLLPPGCDYKECIYMHDLLYAFTRTGRIDAFDLSGPSSTWSIIIDGIDNYISWDMWYVVQAPWDRLLLVCRENELIDAGYEDLIGKTRKILLYKVDMAAKALVEINGLHHHVLFLGRNQSQYLSAEEYPQLKENHVYFADDEEYSWKYKTNPRDIGVLNLDDDSTQEIVSPLWCSWPSPIWITPSLTVMNFPLYE from the coding sequence atggagGCCTGCTGTAGCGTAGCCAGGATAGTGAGCTTTGCACATTTTGGCCTGAGAATTTTGCCCAAGTTCCTGGCTCTTTCTCCCGATTCACTGGGGAAATTCAGAAAGGTCTCACCACTGATGGAAACTGAAACTGCGGTGAGAAATTTGCCGGAGCTGCCGCAGGATGTATTGATGGAAATATTTTCACTCCTGGAGATACCTGACCTCATGCGTGCGGCCTCTGTCAGCACCTCCTGGCGCTCTGCGTATACAAGCCTATGCAACGAGCTTGAGCAGTACAAACGGCCTCAGACGCCTTGCCTCCTCTACACTTCTGAATCTGCTGGTGAGAACGTCGCTTGTCTCTACAGTCTTGCGGAGAAGAGGGTCTACAATCTAACTCTCCCGGATCCGCCCATCCGCAGTAGGTATCTGATTGGGTCCTCGCATGGTTGGCTAGTTACCGCAGATGACAAGTCTGAGCTCCACCTTATCAATCCGATCACTGGTCAACAGATTGCTCTCCCGCCGGTGATCACCATCGATTATGTAGAGCCAATCTTTGATGATGCAGGTACAATTGTTAAATATGGATTGCCCGAGCAAGTGTACTGTGCGGAGTCAGGCTCCAAACTGGTTGATCCCAAAATGTTAACCCATGCTCCCGACGAGCTTCGTGACCACCTCTATGTCAGGGCATTTATCTTTCCGGATCCGTCGGCAGGAAGCTACATTGTGGTTCTCATCCACGGTCCAGATGGTGAGCTTTCGTTTGCAAAGATAGGAGATTGTAAGTGGACCTTGCTGCCGCCGGGTTGTGACTATAAAGAATGCATCTACATGCATGATTTATTGTATGCATTCACGAGAACTGGAAGAATTGATGCGTTTGATCTCAGTGGCCCTTCCAGCACCTGGAGCATAATCATAGATGGGATTGACAATTACATTAGTTGGGACATGTGGTATGTTGTTCAGGCACCGTGGGACCGTTTGCTGCTAGTCTGCAGGGAGAATGAACTCATAGATGCGGGTTATGAGGACCTCATAGGTAAAACTAGAAAAATCTTGTTATACAAAGTTGATATGGCAGCAAAAGCGCTTGTGGAAATAAATGGCTTGCATCATCACGTGTTGTTTCTTGGGCGTAACCAGTCGCAGTACCTTAGTGCTGAAGAATATCCGCAACTGAAGGAAAATCATGTCTATTTCGCAGATGATGAGGAATATAGTTGGAAGTATAAGACGAATCCTCGGGACATAGGTGTTCTCAACTTGGACGATGACAGTACGCAAGAAATTGTATCCCCTCTTTGGTGCAGCTGGCCCAGTCCCATATGGATAACACCCAGTCTTACAGTGATGAACTTTCCATTGTACGAATAG